AAAAGCCTGAATGGATGCCCAGTTTTGAACCGGTTTTGTATGATTACAAAGGTCGCTGGGATAAAAGATGGTTCATCAAATATCAGGTCTGGGATACAGATCTGAAAAAATTACTTCATTAGGATCAGTGTTAATCAAATCCTTAAAAGCCTGCTCAGTCATTCCCAGGTGTTGAGAAAATTTATCAGTAGACTTGGAGGCTGTTAATAAGATGTTTGATAACCCACCAGCTGAAATTTCGGCAGACAAACCCAATTCCTGAAAAGCAGCACCCAGACCCAACGTTTGCCCAATCTCAGGAGCCAAATTTCCAAGTTGTCCAATACGTGAAGCAAAGTCAGCCACCACAGGAGCTTTAGCAGATCCGGTGGCTCCCAGTTCATTTAGCGCAGAACCTATTTTGTTAATAGCAGTACCCGCATCCAGATCTTTGGTTTCCTGAAACAAGGATTTCAGCGTTCCCAGTTTACCCGCTACTTCTTCAGCCCCGCCCGAAAATTCATCTCCCAGTGCAACCACTGCTTTATCCGTCGACTCTACAAACCCGTCCATCTCTTTTGCTGCAATACCTATCTGCCCTCCTACTTTGGCAATTTCCAACAGATCTAGTTGTGAGGTCCGGGTATCCAGATCACCAATCCGATCATTCAACGCCTGTACTTCATCTGCTGTCATTCCTGTGCTTTTCCGTATGTCAGCAAAGGAATCAGAATAGGTTTTTGCCAGCTCGTAAGCTTCTTTACCGAAATTGATCACAGCCATGACAGCCATTCCAATGGCAGCCACAATACCCCCGGCAATGATGCTACCCAATGAACTCCAGGAGGAACCGGAACTTTTAGTTACCTGTTCTGAAGTAACAGCTACATCTTTCGAGGCTTTATCCAATGCGTACACATCGTCCTTAACATCTTTGAGCCTTTGCCGTACAGATTTAAGTTCCTCACTCTTTTTAATAAATTCTTCTGTACCTTGTGGGAGTTTCTTTAGTTGTCCATTCAGGATTTTTACAGCAGACTCCATATCTTTAATAGAAGAATCTACTTTTTTACCCTAGACAATAATTTCGACCTCACGGGTTTCTTTCGTGGTTGCCATTATAATTCGATGGTTACAGTGCTGGTGATTTGCTCTAAAACAGAGAGGGATTTATTGCCTGCATTCTCTTGCAGGATCTGAGCGAGAATGAAAGTCTCCTTTGCAATCGTCTTTGAATACCACTTTTTAGCCCTCCGGCTTTTTTGCGCTACCTCCTACCAACTTGGTTACTACGTTACTGCCAGATCCCAGCCGTTTGCCTTTCCCCACTCCCATATCAGAAAACTTGCCATACAACAGATATAACATGCGAATCTTCACACTATCTCCCCCCGCTTCTGCCTGTACAAAAGCCTGAAAGGAACTGCTCAGGTTACCGGATTTTCTAACTTTGAGACGCTGTAATTCCGATCGGAATTTCTTACAAGTGACCGCTGCCCATTTGCGGGCAACCTGTTCGTTCGTTGCTGCCATGATATAAATTTGGCAGAACAAAAGGGGGAATAAAAAGACGGAAGAATCCCACAGAAAAGTTATTTTTGTCAGATAACCATACTCTATGAAATTCTGTTTTTTACTAGCTATTCTATTTTTCTTGTTTACTTGTCGTCCTGCTGCTGAGAGAAAAAATGATCATTTGAATGATACCATAAGCAATAAGCCAGTAACTGCAGTGTATAAAGCGTCTGAATCTGAGACAATGCCAACTAATCCCCAGCCTGTTATTGAAGCAAAAGCAAAAATTATCAAAGACACTATAACTATCAATACTGAGAAACTTGTTCTGTCTACAGATGTGAATGAGATATTCTATGGATTAACCACACTAAGGGGAGATACAATTATAAAGTTTGAAGAATTCTATAATGATGCTATCTTTCCGGATATCAATGGGGATGGATACAAAGACATTGAAGTGGAGATTATTTCTAATAATCCTGATTTTGAGACATATTTGTTTGATCCAAAACAAAGAAGGTTTCGTTATCTGGAAAATTGTGATTTAGCACTACAAAGAATAAAAGGGACTCACTATTACTATTCCTATAATGCTGCCGGATGTGCAGACTATAACTGGGAGAGTCATCTGTCTAAAATTGTTAATTATCAGTTGATTGTAATGGGACACATAGAAGGAGATGCTTGTGAGCCAGATTCAACCAAGAACAAAATCAGTATCTATAAAGTACGAAAAGAAAAAGAAATGCTTTATAAATCACTCCCTTATCAAAAGTATATCCCTAAGTTCGAAGCTAAGTGGGATTTTATTGATAGATATTGGAGAAAGAATTACCAACAGTTTGCATACTAAACCCATTCTCTCCGTTAACAATAAACAATATATATATAAATTAACCCAATAAACATACCGACAGGAATGCAACTGTGGAAAAATATTTCGTCCCATGAGGCAGAGAGAGGTTGAAAATTTTCATCATATTCTTCGTATAGCTTGTGTACCTGAAGAATTTTATTGTATTGCGGGTTTTCTTCTTTGTACAGAATAACTACATCTTCCTCATAAACAGGAAAATAACTCTTTTGTGTTGCATAGTAGAATTGCCTATTGAATGCGACAAACTGATACTGAACCTCATAATATTTATCTCCACCACTATCTGAGGTTTCAATTTGCTGATCGAATTTTCCAACAGCCAGATGGCCATATTGCATCAGATAGTTGTGTCTTTTACCCAACCAAAAACAAATAAACAATGCTCCAATGCCGAATAACAGCATAAACCAACTTATAAATATAGATTGCAGGTTGCCTGAACGAGTTCGCATTCCCAACACACAGGAACTAGCTGGATTACTCACCACATATTGTATTTTCAATGTATCGCCAATATGGGGTAGATTTCTCTTATTCTCCTCTTGAAAGGATACTCCTGTGAAACTTTGATTCTTGAATTGAAAACGATAATAAAAAGCATAAGTTGGCAGTTCGCTTTTTACTTTCATATCAATTGTACGAATATCTGTTAGTGTGGCTTGAGTGTATTTATATTTGACACCAAACCGATCAACTTCTGTGGGATTCAGTAAAGAAATATCCCAATCCACATTTAAAAACCATTAACACTCCAAAACATATCCATCCCCATAGAAACAACTGCAATAATGGATGACCTAACAAAAATAACAAGTGTACGAGAGAGAGGAACTTTGCGAGGGGGAGTGGATAACGTATAATGGCTAAGGTTCATAAAGGAGGCATAGTTGAATACCATTGTCAAGATACAAGGAAATCTTTACACAACTACTCACACTGTAACTTTCCTTAAATCTATTTTAGCCTTACCAATTCCGTCCTTGGAAGAAATCGACAAACTTATTTTCTCATAGAAATACTTCGAATGATCAATCATGATTTTCTGAGTAGGTGACAGGTTCAACAGATCAGCCATTGTCATAAGTACTGACCGCTGAATGGTTCGTGTCTGATTCAGAAAAGCAATCCATTCTTTCCAGTTGTTTTCGTACAACCCCCACTGGCCTGCATAGTGTAGGCTTCTATCTGTGAAGGGTGAACCTGTATAGTTTTCATTCACAGCGGAACCCAATGGATAGGAATTACCCATAGAATCATTCTTTAACCCAGCGTATAAAAGCAGTCTGAGAGAGAATTTATTATTATCACCCGTACCTACAAAGTTACTACTCCCCTTCTGCTCTGTGGCTGGCACAAGCCAGCTCCTGCCCCCTTGTGGTACCCGAACCATGTGAAGCGTAGATGCTGTAGTGGGTATCTGTTCCCCTCCTGCCCCAATCTTATACTCTGCCCAATCCGTATTCAGTGTCTTATTCAATTCATCTTCTGACTCAACAGTCTGTTTCAGGGTAAACCCTGTTTTCTCCACCGTTTCTTCTGAATAGGCTCTTTCTGTCTGCTCTGTCCAGTCTATGTAGTCTGTGGCCTGAATGCAATCTTTGTAGAGAATAATGTTGAGTACTTTATTCTTTACATCGAAATCATATGCCAAGCCAAACAGTTGCTGGATGGCTGTAAAGAATTCAGATACCTTGATATCTGGCACATGCTTCTGATAGTTGAGTGTCCCATTCGGGGGAGCTCTCCCACCTGTATCCAAATGCAGCACATGCCCTACTATATTCGGGTGATTGTCTGCTTGTCTGGCAAATACGCCCATTTCCTGTGTTCCGGGTGATCCGCAATAGGTTTCCTTCATAATGGGTCCCTGAATGGGAATCACCGCAATAGATCCGGGTTCTGCCATATCAAGGGAGTCAAACCGTTTTGTCTGTCCATTGGAGGAAGAAATGGCATAGAATACAGGTTTTTCTTCTTCCTTTTCATCGTCATCAAACCACGCCACAGGTAACCGGGCAGCCGTAGGAAGAAACGCTGCTGCATAGTTCATATCTATAAGCCACAGACCGCGACGAAGGGCAGAAATAAGTTTGAAATTGTTGCGTGCCATTTACATGGTGATTTATGTTTGGTTCAGGTATTGTCCCTGTTATAATCAGCAGTACAAAATTTCAGATTCGTAAGGGCATAAAAAAGACACATCCAGTGAGTGTGTCCTTTCAGTCTATCAAAACCTAACCTTTGTGTGTATATCTATATGAGAATCTCAATAAATGCGTTATGTTTGAATTTTGAAAATGTTAATCTATGGGTCGTATTTACTCTCTTGACTACCTTCGTGGCTTGGCAGCAACAATCGTAATGCTTGGGCATTACTATGCTTGGTTTTACCATGGCATGGATTCTGAAGATTTATTGCAAAGACTGGTTACATACGCTGTTTCTATTTTTTATATTCTTTCTGGTATTACCCTTTATTTAGTCAACGCCAGAACATTTAATTTTGATCTGGAATCCTTTGTCACTTTTGGCATAAAACGGGTTACGCGAATATTTCCTTTATTGTACTTATGTATAGCTCTTACTATGCTTTTTTCCGGTTGGCCGCACTGGAAAAATATATTACTTAATCTCACAGGATTATTTGGCTTCACTCAATATACCGGAGGTATAGCTCATGCGTCTTGG
This genomic stretch from Xanthocytophaga agilis harbors:
- a CDS encoding phage tail tape measure protein; translation: MESAVKILNGQLKKLPQGTEEFIKKSEELKSVRQRLKDVKDDVYALDKASKDVAVTSEQVTKSSGSSWSSLGSIIAGGIVAAIGMAVMAVINFGKEAYELAKTYSDSFADIRKSTGMTADEVQALNDRIGDLDTRTSQLDLLEIAKVGGQIGIAAKEMDGFVESTDKAVVALGDEFSGGAEEVAGKLGTLKSLFQETKDLDAGTAINKIGSALNELGATGSAKAPVVADFASRIGQLGNLAPEIGQTLGLGAAFQELGLSAEISAGGLSNILLTASKSTDKFSQHLGMTEQAFKDLINTDPNEVIFSDLYPRPDI